The following are encoded together in the Paludisphaera mucosa genome:
- a CDS encoding RtcB family protein produces MAKAGYAGPLEQISPFQFRIPKDYREDMRVDGMIFADDALIGSIKADQGPEQVVNVATLPGIQKASLAMPDIHWGYGFCIGGVAATDPEEGGVISPGGVGYDINCGVRLLRTDLEWADVKGRIRPLVEQLFRDIPTGVGQRGSFAFTKPQLVELMEQGVSYVVGKGWGTDRDVQFAEAGGRLDDADPGRVSDRALMRGADQCGTLGSGNHFLEVQVVDRILDAPAAKVMGLHEGQITVLIHSGSRGLGYQVCDDFLAVFKDAPRKYGFTLPDWQLACAPVRSPEGQAYLGAMRAAANYAWCNRQLLTHQAREVFARVFEKPWQDLGMDLVYDVAHNIAKFEHHDVGGGVSKQVCVHRKGATRAFPPGHPEIPEAYAETGQPVIIPGSMGTASWVLAGQPGSMVHSFGTSCHGAGRMMSRTAAVRLAEGRRIDRELDAIGIIAKARGHKGLAEEQPAAYKDVDLVVDVVDKAGISKKVARLRPVGVIKG; encoded by the coding sequence ATGGCCAAGGCCGGATACGCGGGGCCGCTGGAGCAGATTTCGCCGTTCCAGTTCCGGATCCCGAAGGACTATCGCGAGGACATGCGGGTCGACGGGATGATCTTCGCCGACGACGCGCTCATCGGCAGCATCAAGGCCGACCAGGGGCCCGAGCAGGTGGTGAACGTCGCCACCCTGCCGGGGATCCAGAAGGCCAGCCTGGCCATGCCCGACATCCACTGGGGCTACGGCTTCTGCATCGGCGGCGTGGCGGCGACCGACCCGGAGGAGGGGGGCGTGATCTCGCCCGGCGGGGTCGGCTACGACATCAACTGCGGCGTCCGCCTGCTGCGCACCGACCTGGAATGGGCCGACGTGAAGGGCCGGATCCGGCCGCTCGTCGAGCAGCTCTTCCGCGACATCCCCACCGGCGTCGGCCAGCGCGGGTCGTTCGCGTTCACCAAGCCGCAGCTCGTCGAACTGATGGAGCAGGGGGTCTCGTACGTCGTCGGCAAGGGGTGGGGGACGGATCGCGACGTCCAGTTCGCCGAGGCCGGCGGCCGGCTCGACGACGCCGACCCCGGCCGCGTCAGCGACCGCGCCCTGATGCGCGGGGCCGACCAATGCGGGACGCTGGGCTCGGGCAACCACTTCCTGGAAGTCCAGGTGGTCGACCGGATCCTCGACGCGCCCGCCGCCAAGGTGATGGGGCTGCACGAAGGCCAGATCACGGTGCTGATCCACTCGGGCTCGCGCGGGCTGGGCTACCAGGTCTGCGACGACTTCCTGGCGGTGTTCAAGGACGCCCCCAGGAAGTACGGCTTCACGCTCCCCGACTGGCAGCTCGCCTGCGCCCCGGTGCGGAGCCCCGAGGGCCAGGCGTACCTGGGTGCGATGCGCGCCGCGGCCAACTACGCCTGGTGCAACCGCCAGCTGCTCACGCACCAGGCCCGCGAGGTCTTCGCGAGGGTGTTCGAGAAGCCCTGGCAGGACCTGGGGATGGACCTGGTGTACGACGTCGCGCACAACATCGCCAAGTTCGAGCATCACGACGTCGGCGGCGGGGTGAGCAAGCAGGTCTGCGTCCACCGCAAGGGGGCCACGCGGGCCTTCCCGCCCGGCCACCCCGAGATCCCCGAGGCCTACGCCGAGACCGGCCAGCCCGTCATCATCCCCGGCAGCATGGGGACGGCGAGCTGGGTCCTCGCCGGCCAGCCCGGCAGCATGGTCCACTCGTTCGGCACGAGCTGCCACGGCGCGGGCCGGATGATGAGCCGCACCGCGGCCGTCCGCCTGGCCGAGGGCCGTCGGATCGACCGCGAGCTGGACGCCATCGGCATCATCGCCAAGGCCCGCGGCCACAAGGGCCTGGCCGAGGAACAGCCCGCCGCCTACAAGGACGTCGACCTCGTGGTCGACGTCGTCGACAAGGCCGGCATCTCCAAGAAGGTCGCCCGCCTCCGGCCCGTCGGCGTCATCAAGGGGTGA
- the uvrA gene encoding excinuclease ABC subunit UvrA, whose product MPQPDARIRLRGARTHNLKGIDLDLPLNRLIVVTGVGGAGKSSLALDTLYAEGQRRYVETFSAYARQFLEPMEKPDVDRIEGIPPAVAPASRSRPSARATIGTVSEAHDHLALLYARRGEVLCRACGERVQPATPRTVSEAVDALPEGARYEIAFPVEVLPGTDLPALGRTLLEQGLPRLRHGDRAIDLSAETLDAVGLAAEVPTQVDVVVDRLIRGRDAVRRRLDSIETAFARGLGRCRILAPGGVRTFVRGWRCSRCGTDHVEPQPNLFRWTSPLGACPRCEGLGSVVDLDLDRIVPDPSKTLRDGAVAAWNARTHQAERERLIRLAPQLGLPLDVPFRDLAPAHVRILVEGAPAAGFPGLAGFFERAERKAGRGDDPTAAATKRVRRTRPCPECLGARLRPEALAVRIEGINVAEFSALAVARARPVLASWAGPDEPADAARLRGRIASRLDALDRIGLGHLTLDRPARSVAAGELRRATMVRALGTGLVGTLYVLDEPTTGLHPRDVGRMVEALRRLRDEGNTPIVVEHDADVIRAADLVVDLGPGAGEAGGRVVYTGPVAGLLAAEGSATADFLTGRRRIERPASRRAPSRGVLTLRGASGRNLRAIDAAFPLGVFCVVTGVSGAGKSSLVEETLYPALRDRLAGEALPCLPFESLDGLGDLVEVVLLDQSPCGRSGRSNPATFLHAFDEIRRTFAATHEAKLRHYGPAMFSFNVDGGRCSACKGEGFRRIDMQFLPNVTVRCPDCKGTRYRPEILDVAYRGKSIAEVLDLTGREAFAFFRSRPKIQSRLRPLLDLGLDYLRLGQPAATLSGGEAQRLKLAAFLAGSTAALNRAGNVAHTLFILDEPTAGLHPADMVRLIDALSNLVDRGHSVLVVEHSTEIMLAADWILDLGPDAGDDGGRIVAQGTPEDVARSGTATGEALAKILAAG is encoded by the coding sequence ATGCCCCAGCCCGACGCCCGCATCCGACTCCGGGGCGCGCGGACGCACAACCTCAAGGGGATCGACCTCGACCTCCCCCTGAACCGCCTGATCGTCGTCACGGGCGTCGGCGGCGCGGGCAAAAGCTCGCTCGCCCTCGACACCCTCTACGCCGAGGGCCAGCGGCGCTACGTCGAGACCTTCTCGGCCTACGCCCGCCAGTTCCTGGAGCCGATGGAGAAGCCCGACGTCGACCGGATCGAGGGCATCCCCCCGGCCGTCGCGCCGGCCTCCCGCTCCCGACCCTCGGCGCGGGCCACGATCGGGACCGTCTCCGAGGCCCACGACCACCTCGCCCTCCTCTACGCCCGCCGGGGCGAGGTCCTTTGCCGGGCCTGCGGCGAGCGCGTGCAGCCCGCCACGCCCCGGACCGTCTCTGAGGCCGTCGACGCCCTGCCCGAAGGGGCCCGCTACGAGATCGCCTTCCCGGTCGAGGTCCTCCCCGGGACCGACCTCCCCGCGCTGGGGCGGACCCTCCTCGAACAGGGCCTGCCCCGCCTCCGCCACGGCGACCGCGCGATCGACCTGTCGGCCGAGACGCTCGACGCCGTCGGGCTGGCCGCCGAGGTGCCGACCCAGGTCGACGTCGTGGTCGACCGCCTGATCCGGGGCCGCGACGCCGTCCGCCGCCGGCTGGACTCGATCGAGACGGCCTTCGCCCGGGGCCTGGGCCGCTGCCGGATCCTCGCGCCGGGCGGGGTCCGCACGTTCGTCCGGGGCTGGCGATGCAGCCGCTGCGGGACCGACCACGTCGAGCCCCAGCCCAACCTCTTCCGCTGGACGAGCCCCCTCGGCGCATGTCCGCGCTGCGAGGGGCTGGGCTCGGTGGTCGACCTGGACCTCGACCGGATCGTCCCCGACCCGTCGAAGACGCTCCGCGACGGGGCCGTCGCCGCCTGGAACGCCCGCACCCACCAGGCCGAGCGCGAACGCCTGATCCGCCTGGCCCCGCAGCTCGGCCTCCCGCTCGACGTCCCGTTCCGCGACCTGGCCCCCGCGCACGTCCGCATCCTCGTCGAAGGCGCGCCCGCAGCCGGTTTCCCGGGCCTGGCGGGGTTCTTCGAGCGGGCCGAGCGCAAGGCCGGACGCGGCGACGACCCGACGGCCGCCGCGACGAAACGCGTGCGACGGACGCGGCCGTGCCCGGAATGCCTGGGCGCGCGGCTCCGCCCCGAGGCCCTGGCGGTCCGGATCGAGGGGATCAACGTCGCCGAGTTCTCGGCGCTCGCCGTCGCCCGCGCCCGCCCGGTGCTGGCGTCGTGGGCCGGGCCCGACGAGCCGGCCGACGCGGCGCGGCTGCGGGGCCGGATCGCCTCCCGGCTCGACGCGCTCGACCGCATCGGCCTGGGCCACCTGACGCTCGACCGCCCCGCGCGGAGCGTCGCCGCCGGCGAGCTGCGGCGGGCGACGATGGTCCGGGCCCTGGGGACGGGCCTGGTGGGGACGCTCTACGTCCTCGACGAGCCCACGACGGGCCTGCACCCGCGCGACGTCGGCCGGATGGTCGAGGCCCTGCGAAGGCTCCGGGACGAGGGGAACACCCCGATCGTCGTCGAGCACGACGCCGACGTGATCCGCGCCGCCGACCTCGTGGTCGACCTCGGTCCCGGCGCCGGCGAGGCGGGCGGGCGGGTCGTCTACACCGGCCCGGTCGCCGGCCTGCTCGCCGCCGAGGGCTCGGCGACGGCCGACTTCCTGACCGGCCGCCGGCGGATCGAGCGACCCGCCTCCCGCCGCGCGCCGTCGCGCGGCGTGCTGACGCTCAGGGGGGCCTCGGGACGGAACCTCAGGGCGATCGACGCGGCCTTCCCGCTCGGCGTCTTCTGCGTCGTGACCGGCGTCAGCGGCGCGGGCAAGTCGTCGCTCGTCGAGGAGACGCTCTACCCCGCGCTGCGGGACCGGCTGGCCGGCGAGGCCCTGCCGTGCCTGCCGTTCGAGTCGCTGGACGGGCTCGGCGACCTGGTCGAGGTCGTGCTGCTGGACCAGTCGCCCTGCGGGCGGTCGGGCCGGTCCAACCCGGCGACCTTCCTCCACGCGTTCGACGAGATCCGCCGCACCTTCGCCGCGACGCACGAGGCGAAACTGCGGCACTACGGCCCGGCCATGTTCAGCTTCAACGTCGACGGCGGCCGCTGCTCGGCCTGCAAGGGGGAGGGCTTCCGACGCATCGACATGCAGTTCCTCCCCAACGTGACCGTCCGCTGCCCCGACTGCAAGGGGACCCGCTACCGGCCCGAGATCCTCGACGTCGCGTACCGGGGCAAGTCGATCGCCGAGGTCCTCGACCTGACCGGCCGCGAGGCCTTCGCCTTCTTCCGGAGCCGGCCCAAGATCCAGTCGCGGCTTCGGCCGCTGCTGGACCTCGGCCTCGACTACCTGCGCCTGGGCCAGCCCGCCGCCACGCTCTCCGGCGGCGAGGCCCAACGCCTGAAGCTGGCGGCCTTCCTGGCCGGCTCGACCGCCGCGCTCAACCGCGCGGGGAACGTGGCGCACACGCTGTTCATCCTCGACGAGCCGACCGCCGGCCTCCACCCGGCCGACATGGTCCGCCTGATCGACGCCCTCTCGAACCTCGTCGACCGGGGCCATTCCGTATTGGTCGTCGAGCACAGCACCGAGATCATGCTCGCCGCCGACTGGATCCTCGACCTCGGCCCCGACGCCGGCGACGACGGGGGCCGGATCGTCGCCCAGGGGACGCCCGAGGACGTCGCCCGCTCGGGCACGGCCACCGGCGAGGCCCTGGCGAAGATTCTCGCGGCCGGATGA
- a CDS encoding S1C family serine protease, with translation MRGIRVIGAATLLGLAAGAGAAQGDGFETIFLKDGQRVVGDVVAEKPEALYVDLGYDLLKVPRESIARRAKGEEAGAVVAAAPGATTVDASGFFSTGVLRPSPVKELVAKFGESVVSIETPSGKGSGFLINDQGYAITNAHVIEGETRIAAIFYQNTAGGGLARRRVEDAEIVSVNPFFDLALIKLPLPADVKPSHVILGNGEDVNTGDSVFAVGNPLGLERSVTQGIISNRSRNLEGQLFLQTDTAINPGNSGGPLFNARGEVIGVTSRGARADMADNLGFAIPIAYVKDFLHHREAFAFDKTNPNSGYRYLDPPRRPRREKPEGLAGPKADRTATK, from the coding sequence ATGCGTGGGATTCGAGTGATCGGCGCCGCGACCCTGCTCGGCCTCGCGGCCGGGGCCGGCGCGGCCCAGGGCGACGGGTTCGAGACGATCTTCCTGAAGGACGGCCAGCGGGTCGTCGGCGACGTCGTGGCCGAGAAGCCGGAGGCCCTCTACGTCGACCTGGGGTACGACCTGCTGAAGGTCCCCCGCGAGTCGATCGCCCGCCGGGCCAAGGGGGAGGAGGCCGGGGCCGTCGTCGCCGCGGCCCCGGGCGCGACCACCGTCGACGCCTCGGGCTTCTTCTCGACGGGCGTGCTGCGGCCCTCGCCGGTCAAGGAGCTGGTGGCCAAGTTCGGCGAGTCGGTCGTCTCGATCGAGACCCCCTCGGGCAAGGGTTCGGGGTTTTTGATCAACGACCAGGGCTACGCGATCACCAACGCCCACGTCATCGAGGGCGAGACCCGGATCGCGGCGATCTTCTACCAGAACACCGCCGGCGGCGGCCTGGCCCGCCGCCGCGTCGAGGACGCCGAGATCGTCTCGGTCAACCCGTTCTTCGACCTGGCCCTGATCAAGCTGCCGCTGCCGGCCGACGTGAAACCCAGCCACGTGATCCTGGGTAATGGGGAGGACGTCAACACGGGGGACTCGGTCTTCGCCGTCGGCAACCCGCTGGGCCTGGAGCGTTCGGTGACGCAGGGGATCATCAGCAACCGCAGCCGGAACCTGGAGGGCCAGCTCTTCCTCCAGACCGACACCGCGATCAACCCGGGCAACTCGGGCGGGCCGCTGTTCAACGCGCGGGGCGAGGTCATCGGGGTCACCAGCCGGGGCGCGCGGGCGGACATGGCCGACAATCTGGGCTTCGCCATCCCGATCGCCTACGTCAAGGACTTCCTCCACCATCGCGAGGCCTTCGCGTTCGACAAGACCAACCCCAACAGCGGCTACCGCTACCTCGACCCGCCGCGACGGCCGCGGCGCGAGAAGCCCGAGGGCCTGGCCGGGCCGAAAGCCGACCGGACGGCGACGAAGTGA
- the queC gene encoding 7-cyano-7-deazaguanine synthase QueC yields the protein MSVDPNDEKRPAVVLLSGGLDSATALAEAVAAGFAPYALTVAYGQRHAVETAAARRVATAMGVVRHVELAIDLRAFGGSALTADVDVPKDRDEAEMASGIPITYVPARNTVFLSLALAWAESLGAFDLFVGVNCVDYSGYPDCRPEFLHAFERLADLATKAGVEGAGAFKIHAPLLKLTKEAIIRRGLELGVDYGLTHSCYDPTPEGLACGRCDSCRLRLAAFERLGMRDPVAYAG from the coding sequence GTGAGCGTGGACCCGAACGACGAGAAACGGCCGGCGGTGGTCCTGCTCAGCGGCGGGCTCGACTCGGCCACGGCGCTGGCCGAGGCCGTGGCGGCGGGCTTCGCGCCTTACGCGCTGACGGTCGCCTACGGCCAGCGGCACGCCGTCGAGACGGCGGCGGCCCGGCGGGTGGCGACGGCGATGGGCGTGGTCCGCCACGTCGAGCTGGCCATCGACCTGCGGGCCTTCGGCGGCAGCGCCTTGACGGCCGACGTCGACGTCCCCAAGGACCGCGACGAGGCCGAGATGGCTTCGGGCATCCCGATCACCTACGTCCCCGCCCGCAACACCGTCTTCCTGTCGCTGGCCCTGGCCTGGGCCGAGAGCCTCGGGGCCTTCGACCTGTTCGTCGGCGTCAACTGCGTCGACTACTCGGGTTACCCCGACTGCCGGCCCGAGTTCCTGCACGCCTTCGAGCGGCTGGCCGACCTGGCGACCAAGGCGGGCGTGGAGGGGGCGGGGGCGTTCAAGATCCACGCCCCGCTCCTGAAGCTGACCAAGGAGGCCATCATCCGTCGCGGCCTGGAGCTGGGGGTCGACTACGGCCTGACCCACAGCTGCTACGACCCCACGCCCGAGGGCCTGGCCTGCGGGCGTTGCGACTCCTGCCGCCTGCGGCTCGCGGCCTTCGAGCGGCTGGGGATGCGCGACCCGGTCGCCTACGCCGGCTGA
- the rpmA gene encoding 50S ribosomal protein L27: MAHKKGQGSSRNGRDSNPQMLGIKLFGGQAAKPGSIICRQRGTRWTPGKNVGVGRDWTIFSLIEGKVKFDQEGRRINVFPASEVSSN, from the coding sequence ATGGCTCACAAAAAAGGACAGGGCTCGAGCCGCAACGGCCGCGACTCGAATCCCCAGATGCTGGGCATCAAGTTGTTCGGCGGCCAGGCGGCCAAGCCCGGCAGCATCATCTGCCGCCAGCGCGGCACCCGCTGGACGCCCGGCAAGAACGTCGGCGTCGGCCGCGACTGGACGATTTTTTCGCTGATCGAGGGCAAGGTCAAGTTCGACCAGGAAGGCCGTCGGATCAACGTCTTCCCCGCCTCCGAGGTCAGCTCCAACTGA
- the obgE gene encoding GTPase ObgE, whose protein sequence is MFADRVTINVRGGDGGNGCLSFRREKYVPKGGPNGGDGGDGGDVIIRAAEGLTNLAHLSHQRHWKAERGEHGQGSNCFGKRGEPMTIDVPPGTIIRDRDRGHILRDLKHDGDQVVVAKGGRGGHGNTFFKSSTNRAPRQHEAGLPGEERWIVLELKVIADVGLVGLPNAGKSTLLSRISRAHPAIADYPFTTKYPNLGTVIVDSENAFVVADIPGLIEGAHAGLGLGHEFLRHVERTGLLVHLVEAIPVDGSDPVRNYEMIRQELAQYSQALADRPELVVVTKMDLTDAGESRDRIAREIGREVLSISAVTGRGVPELLRTIQQRLRDRPAVEAEIPLPPPASGPTRAPAPVAAPAASE, encoded by the coding sequence ATGTTCGCGGATCGCGTGACCATCAATGTTCGCGGCGGGGACGGGGGCAACGGCTGCCTCAGCTTCCGGCGCGAGAAGTACGTCCCCAAGGGGGGCCCCAACGGCGGCGACGGGGGCGACGGCGGCGACGTGATCATCCGCGCGGCCGAGGGCCTCACCAACCTCGCCCACCTGTCGCACCAGCGGCACTGGAAGGCCGAGCGCGGCGAGCACGGCCAGGGCTCCAACTGCTTCGGCAAGCGGGGCGAGCCGATGACCATCGACGTCCCCCCCGGGACCATCATCCGCGACCGCGACCGGGGCCACATCCTCCGCGACCTCAAGCACGACGGCGACCAGGTCGTCGTCGCCAAGGGGGGCCGGGGCGGCCACGGCAACACCTTCTTCAAGTCGTCCACCAACCGCGCCCCCCGGCAGCACGAGGCCGGCCTCCCGGGCGAGGAGCGCTGGATCGTCCTGGAGCTGAAGGTCATCGCCGACGTCGGCCTGGTCGGCCTGCCCAACGCCGGCAAGTCGACGCTGCTCTCGCGGATCTCGCGCGCCCACCCCGCGATCGCCGACTACCCGTTCACGACCAAGTACCCGAACCTGGGGACCGTGATCGTCGACAGCGAGAACGCCTTCGTCGTCGCCGACATCCCCGGCCTGATCGAGGGCGCGCACGCCGGCCTCGGCCTGGGCCATGAGTTCCTCCGCCACGTCGAGCGCACGGGCCTGCTCGTCCACCTAGTCGAGGCGATCCCCGTCGACGGCTCGGACCCGGTCCGCAACTACGAGATGATCCGCCAGGAGCTGGCGCAGTACAGCCAGGCCCTCGCCGACCGCCCCGAGCTGGTCGTCGTCACCAAGATGGACCTGACCGACGCCGGGGAATCGCGCGACCGGATCGCCCGCGAGATCGGCCGCGAGGTGCTCTCGATCTCGGCCGTCACCGGCCGCGGCGTCCCCGAGCTGCTCCGCACGATCCAGCAGCGGCTCCGGGACCGGCCCGCGGTCGAGGCCGAGATCCCGCTCCCCCCGCCGGCCTCGGGCCCCACCCGCGCGCCGGCCCCGGTCGCGGCCCCCGCCGCGAGCGAATGA